One bacterium genomic window, CCAGCCGGATGGTGTCCGACACGACCAGCCCGAAGAGGACCTGGAGGGTGAACCGCTCGGGCAGGGGGGAGGTCTTGACGATGTCGGTGATGGTCCGGTCGTCGTCTATGAGCGCGGCGATTTTCATCTCGTCGTCGGTCAGCTCCGCGATGGGGATCGAGGCCACCTGCGGGATGGCGTGCGGCGAGAGGAGCACCCACTGCATGGCCCGGGGGTCGGCGGTCTCCAGGGACCGGTTCATGAGCCAGCGGAAGGTGGTCAGCTCGGGGCTCATGGGCGAATCTATGTCCTGGGCCTCGTCGAAGGTGAAGTCGCCCTTGATCAGGTTGAAGACGTGCCGGGAGCCGGTGACGTCGGGGTCCTTGGTGGCGTTCTGCAGCCGGCCCCGGATGAAGAAATAGTAGAGCTCCTTCCCGTCGGACCGCACGGTCAGACGACCGGAAAGGTTCTGGTGGACGATGTGCTGGAAGACGGTGCCCAGGGGCGTTTTGGTCAGGGAGCCCTCGAAC contains:
- a CDS encoding DUF4388 domain-containing protein, whose product is MFEGSLTKTPLGTVFQHIVHQNLSGRLTVRSDGKELYYFFIRGRLQNATKDPDVTGSRHVFNLIKGDFTFDEAQDIDSPMSPELTTFRWLMNRSLETADPRAMQWVLLSPHAIPQVASIPIAELTDDEMKIAALIDDDRTITDIVKTSPLPERFTLQVLFGLVVSDTIRLVRTLEVVRVLVHVIDEFVLALGKTRLTTNGAERMFGKTLSEDIVDNPQLEQLELGGSVQSLHQLRRQFERGADALKILGELLERYYKAVSVFIEGAELAKILKDIAASYFPRHRNLVNELRMDEFIGHIIEDAAPRERELFWTAVLADEGGRSILG